A genomic segment from Candidatus Caldatribacterium sp. encodes:
- a CDS encoding ABC transporter substrate-binding protein, which yields MRREGTTTKWILVFLLVSGLMVYCVPLRAAEKVTLTFWNGFTGPDRPAVEALVEKFNETHPNIEVQMDIMPWDSLMQKLLSSMVVGREPDIAGVHFQYLPQFAKAGVIMPLDELYNVDGLDPAVFPPALIELMKYGGRMYAVPMNFATLMLYYNKSLFREAGLNPDNPPANWAEWQEAIIRLTQDKDSDGKIDQYGLALADHETIPMWPILVWGNGGDFVAPDGKKSMLDDPKTVEAVEVWASLIIKHRISPVGLTGAEADKLFETQKAAMEMNGPWMTTGYTKAGIEYDVAPIPEGPAGRVTLADSVLMLLNSKTLRKDAAYEFFKFWNSKESQIYWAVNTGFPPARIDLIDDPMLGENPFVPKFAAAAPYARFYLPGLENYAEIDTIIMQAIQEATRGLKSAEEALKEAAAKMNAVLAKQR from the coding sequence ATGAGGAGAGAGGGGACGACCACAAAGTGGATATTGGTGTTCCTTTTGGTTTCTGGGTTGATGGTGTATTGTGTCCCTCTGCGAGCAGCTGAAAAGGTAACCTTGACCTTCTGGAATGGTTTTACCGGCCCAGATCGACCAGCGGTGGAAGCGCTCGTAGAAAAGTTTAACGAAACTCATCCAAATATAGAGGTCCAGATGGATATCATGCCCTGGGACAGTCTGATGCAGAAATTGCTCTCCTCCATGGTAGTGGGCCGAGAACCTGACATTGCTGGTGTGCACTTCCAATATCTTCCTCAGTTTGCCAAGGCGGGGGTTATTATGCCTCTTGACGAACTGTATAATGTGGACGGGCTGGATCCCGCAGTGTTTCCTCCTGCGCTGATAGAACTTATGAAATATGGTGGCAGGATGTACGCCGTACCAATGAATTTTGCTACCTTGATGCTGTATTACAACAAGTCTCTATTCAGAGAAGCGGGACTGAACCCGGACAACCCTCCAGCAAATTGGGCTGAGTGGCAAGAGGCCATCATTAGATTGACCCAGGATAAAGATAGCGATGGCAAAATAGACCAATATGGATTAGCTTTAGCGGACCACGAGACTATCCCAATGTGGCCGATTCTTGTCTGGGGCAATGGCGGTGATTTTGTAGCTCCTGATGGAAAGAAGTCCATGCTCGACGATCCTAAAACAGTTGAGGCTGTCGAAGTTTGGGCGAGCCTTATTATTAAGCATAGAATCTCCCCGGTTGGATTAACGGGAGCCGAAGCGGATAAGTTATTCGAGACACAGAAAGCGGCTATGGAAATGAACGGTCCATGGATGACCACCGGGTACACAAAAGCAGGTATAGAATATGATGTTGCACCTATTCCTGAGGGTCCTGCGGGGCGTGTCACTTTAGCGGACAGTGTGCTTATGCTTCTGAATAGCAAGACCCTGCGTAAAGATGCCGCATATGAGTTCTTTAAGTTCTGGAATAGCAAAGAATCTCAGATTTATTGGGCAGTGAATACCGGTTTTCCTCCGGCACGGATTGATTTGATTGACGATCCAATGCTCGGGGAAAATCCCTTTGTGCCCAAGTTTGCGGCTGCAGCGCCTTACGCTCGGTTTTACCTCCCTGGACTAGAGAACTACGCCGAAATCGACACCATCATTATGCAGGCGATTCAGGAAGCTACACGTGGTTTAAAATCGGCTGAGGAGGCGCTTAAGGAGGCCGCCGCAAAGATGAACGCTGTGCTTGCTAAACAAAGGTGA
- a CDS encoding carbohydrate ABC transporter permease, producing the protein MFLTSFKPEADVVTYPPRLFPRDITLANYVDIWKRIPFSVFFLNTLIFAGSVTLLSLFLDSLTAYALSRLSFPGRDVIFLVILATLMVPFHVIMISLFVTIYRMGWVNTYAALIVPRATNAFGIFMLRQFFLTIPPALEDAARIDGCSEFRIYWQIILPLSKPALATLAVFHFMYNWNDLLWPLIVTTSTRMRTLPAGLALFMGKHVVEYAILMAGATIALAPLILGFLFAQRYFVRGIVLTGLKE; encoded by the coding sequence ATGTTTCTTACCTCTTTCAAGCCCGAAGCAGATGTGGTTACCTATCCGCCGCGGCTTTTTCCGCGAGATATCACTCTTGCTAATTATGTGGATATCTGGAAGCGGATTCCCTTTAGTGTTTTCTTCCTTAACACGCTAATATTTGCTGGTTCGGTTACCCTGCTTTCGTTATTTCTAGACTCTTTAACGGCTTACGCCCTGTCTCGCCTATCCTTTCCCGGGCGTGACGTGATTTTCCTGGTTATTCTCGCAACCCTTATGGTGCCCTTCCACGTTATTATGATTTCCCTGTTTGTCACTATTTACAGGATGGGTTGGGTTAACACGTATGCTGCCTTGATTGTACCGCGGGCAACGAATGCCTTTGGAATATTTATGTTGCGCCAGTTCTTTTTGACCATTCCTCCCGCCCTCGAAGATGCAGCTCGTATCGATGGTTGTAGCGAGTTTCGGATTTATTGGCAGATTATTCTGCCTTTGTCCAAGCCAGCACTAGCAACTTTGGCCGTATTTCACTTCATGTACAATTGGAACGATCTTCTCTGGCCTTTGATTGTGACTACCTCGACAAGAATGCGTACCTTACCGGCTGGATTGGCTCTCTTCATGGGGAAACATGTAGTGGAATACGCCATCTTGATGGCTGGTGCAACGATTGCGTTAGCTCCTCTGATTTTAGGTTTTCTCTTTGCTCAAAGGTATTTTGTGAGGGGTATAGTGTTAACCGGTTTGAAAGAATAA
- a CDS encoding sugar ABC transporter permease has translation MPRSSWAKIIRSVFRNRQARAGYLFVLPSILVLSVFVIWPIIQAVWLSLHDWNPLIPEHPFIGLSNYRQLFADSRFWNALWNTLYYTLGVVPARVVFSLFLAVILTQKLRGTTFFRAVYFLPAIGSFAILAIAWKFLMDPDIGIISYYSRLLHLPSSEWLRSTTWAMPAVILVGIWKWLGFTMVILIAALQGIPESLYDAAKVDGAGPWQCFRYITLPMLRPALLFVVADSIISSFQVFDQVYVMTGGGPLFSTETLVLYTYYQGFEFFNMDYASSIAWILFLLVFGVTFLQLRYFRFREAY, from the coding sequence ATGCCTAGATCGAGCTGGGCAAAAATAATAAGATCCGTTTTTAGGAACCGACAAGCCCGTGCAGGGTACCTGTTTGTGTTGCCTAGCATCTTAGTCCTAAGCGTTTTCGTGATATGGCCAATTATACAGGCTGTTTGGCTTAGCCTTCATGACTGGAATCCATTAATCCCTGAGCACCCCTTTATAGGTCTGTCTAATTATCGTCAGCTGTTTGCTGATTCTCGTTTTTGGAACGCACTGTGGAATACGCTTTACTATACTCTGGGTGTTGTACCCGCGAGGGTCGTTTTTAGCTTGTTCCTCGCTGTGATTCTCACTCAGAAACTTAGAGGCACAACTTTCTTTAGAGCGGTTTATTTTTTGCCGGCTATCGGGTCGTTCGCCATACTTGCTATAGCATGGAAGTTTTTGATGGATCCCGATATTGGGATTATCTCTTACTACTCTCGATTGCTTCATTTGCCAAGCTCGGAATGGTTGCGAAGCACAACCTGGGCCATGCCGGCTGTCATCTTAGTTGGTATTTGGAAATGGTTAGGATTTACAATGGTAATCCTTATTGCGGCGTTACAGGGTATTCCAGAATCCCTTTATGATGCTGCTAAAGTCGATGGAGCCGGGCCCTGGCAATGCTTTAGGTATATTACTCTACCAATGCTTCGTCCCGCATTGCTCTTTGTTGTTGCAGATAGTATTATTTCTTCGTTCCAGGTGTTTGATCAAGTCTACGTGATGACTGGCGGTGGTCCTCTCTTTAGCACGGAAACCCTGGTTCTGTACACATATTATCAAGGTTTCGAGTTTTTTAACATGGACTATGCTTCATCTATAGCCTGGATACTGTTTTTGTTGGTCTTTGGCGTGACATTCCTGCAGCTTAGGTACTTTAGGTTTAGAGAGGCCTATTGA